From Pseudomonas sp. B21-028, one genomic window encodes:
- a CDS encoding LysR family transcriptional regulator — protein MDRLQAMRVFVAVVDLGSQSAAAEYLDLSRPVVSRYLAELEDWVGARLMHRTTRKLSLTAAGLETLPRCRQMLELSSDMQAAVSAPDDAPRGILRISASTSFGQAQLAAAIAEYVNRYPGVSVDLQMLDRTMNLVDERIDLAIRMSNDLDPNLIARRLTVCRSVICASPGYLREHPAPQRVEDLSRHNCLTHSYVGKSLWHFEQDGEQVSVPVQGNISGNDASTLLRATMAGAGVAMLPSYQAGAHIKSDELVRLLAHAEPRQMNMYAVYASRRHMPSALRSLVDFLVVRFPEPPEWDVGL, from the coding sequence ATGGATCGTCTACAAGCAATGCGGGTGTTTGTCGCCGTGGTGGACCTGGGCAGCCAGTCGGCCGCGGCCGAATACCTGGACCTGTCGCGGCCGGTGGTCTCGCGGTATCTGGCGGAGCTGGAGGACTGGGTCGGTGCCCGGCTTATGCACCGCACCACCCGCAAGCTGAGCCTGACGGCCGCAGGCCTGGAGACATTGCCGCGCTGCCGGCAGATGCTGGAGCTGTCCAGCGACATGCAGGCGGCCGTCAGCGCACCCGACGATGCCCCACGGGGCATATTGCGCATCAGCGCCAGCACCTCGTTCGGCCAGGCCCAGTTGGCAGCGGCGATCGCCGAGTACGTCAACCGGTACCCGGGGGTGAGTGTCGACCTGCAAATGCTGGATCGCACCATGAACCTGGTGGACGAGCGCATCGACCTGGCGATCCGCATGAGCAACGACCTGGATCCCAACCTGATCGCCCGGCGCCTCACCGTCTGCCGCTCGGTGATCTGCGCCTCGCCCGGTTACCTGCGCGAACACCCGGCCCCGCAACGGGTCGAGGACCTGAGCCGGCACAATTGCCTGACCCACTCCTACGTGGGCAAGAGCCTCTGGCATTTCGAACAGGACGGCGAGCAGGTCTCGGTGCCGGTACAGGGCAATATCAGCGGCAATGACGCCAGCACCTTGCTACGGGCGACCATGGCCGGCGCCGGCGTGGCAATGCTGCCCAGCTACCAGGCCGGCGCCCACATCAAGAGCGATGAGCTGGTTCGCCTGCTGGCCCACGCCGAACCCCGGCAGATGAACATGTACGCGGTGTACGCATCACGCCGGCACATGCCCTCGGCGCTGCGCAGCCTGGTGGATTTCCTGGTGGTGAGGTTTCCCGAGCCGCCGGAGTGGGATGTGGGGTTGTAG
- a CDS encoding cold-shock protein: MAERQSGTVKWFNDEKGFGFITPESGPDLFVHFRAIQGNGFKSLKEGQKVTFVAVQGQKGMQADEVIGEV; this comes from the coding sequence ATGGCTGAGCGTCAGAGCGGTACCGTCAAGTGGTTCAACGACGAAAAGGGTTTTGGTTTTATCACTCCTGAAAGCGGTCCGGATCTGTTCGTACATTTCCGTGCCATCCAGGGCAACGGCTTCAAGAGCCTTAAGGAAGGCCAGAAGGTCACCTTCGTTGCCGTGCAGGGCCAGAAAGGCATGCAGGCTGACGAGGTTATCGGCGAAGTCTAA
- a CDS encoding RDD family protein: MPKHLLTPQGDFPPVGLGRRLAAMFYDFLLCTALLIVTSGVYKMIQMGIIGEEKMRTLTEAGALDGDPLLSTVLLFVLFGFFAKFWTHNGQTLGMQVWGIRVQNADGTAISLWQALLRFVVSIASWLPVGLGFFWSLIDKRKRSWHDIYSDTQLVRVPKKTR; encoded by the coding sequence ATGCCGAAACACCTGCTCACCCCTCAGGGCGACTTTCCCCCCGTCGGCCTGGGTCGTCGCCTGGCGGCGATGTTCTATGACTTCCTGCTGTGCACGGCGTTGCTGATCGTCACCAGCGGCGTCTACAAGATGATCCAGATGGGAATCATCGGCGAAGAGAAAATGCGCACCCTCACCGAAGCCGGCGCACTGGATGGCGACCCCCTGCTGTCCACCGTGCTGCTGTTCGTGCTGTTCGGTTTCTTCGCCAAGTTCTGGACGCATAACGGCCAGACCCTGGGCATGCAGGTGTGGGGCATCCGCGTACAGAACGCCGATGGCACGGCCATCAGCCTGTGGCAGGCGTTGTTGCGGTTCGTGGTGTCGATTGCCTCATGGCTGCCGGTGGGGCTGGGCTTCTTCTGGTCGCTGATCGACAAGCGCAAGCGCAGCTGGCATGACATCTACTCGGATACGCAACTGGTGCGGGTTCCCAAGAAGACTCGATGA
- a CDS encoding L-serine ammonia-lyase has product MSLSVFDLFKIGIGPSSSHTVGPMRAAARFVEGLRRDDLLETITSVKVELYGSLGATGKGHGSDKAVLLGLEGEHPDTVDTETVNARLQDIRGNGRLNLLGQHPIEFNEKLHLAMIRKPLPFHPNGMIFRAFDGAGLQVRSREYYSVGGGFVVDEDAAGADRIVEDATPLTFPFKSAKDLLGHCSTYGLSISQVMLTNESAWRPEAETRAGLLKIWQVMQDCVAAGCRNEGILPGGLKVKRRAAALHRQLCKNPEASLRDPLSVLDWVNLYALAVNEENAFGGRVVTAPTNGAAGIIPAVLHYYMRFIPGANEDGVVRFLLTAAAIGILYKENASISGAEVGCQGEVGVACSMAAGALCEVLGGTVQQVENAAEIGMEHNLGLTCDPIGGLVQVPCIERNAMGSVKAINAVRMAMRGDGHHFVSLDKVIRTMRQTGADMKSKYKETARGGLAVNIIEC; this is encoded by the coding sequence ATGTCGTTAAGCGTGTTCGACCTGTTCAAGATCGGTATCGGCCCTTCCAGCTCCCATACGGTCGGCCCGATGCGTGCCGCTGCCCGTTTCGTCGAAGGGCTGCGTCGTGATGACCTGCTTGAGACCATTACCAGCGTCAAAGTGGAGCTGTACGGCTCCCTCGGCGCCACCGGCAAGGGCCACGGCAGTGACAAGGCCGTGCTGCTGGGCCTGGAAGGTGAACACCCGGACACCGTGGACACCGAAACGGTGAACGCCCGCCTACAGGACATTCGCGGCAACGGTCGCTTGAACCTGCTGGGCCAGCACCCCATCGAATTCAACGAAAAACTGCACTTGGCGATGATTCGCAAGCCACTGCCCTTCCATCCCAATGGCATGATCTTCCGCGCCTTCGACGGCGCGGGCCTGCAAGTGCGCAGCCGCGAGTATTACTCGGTGGGAGGCGGGTTCGTCGTCGATGAAGACGCCGCCGGCGCCGACCGTATCGTCGAAGACGCCACGCCCCTGACCTTCCCGTTCAAAAGCGCGAAGGACCTGCTGGGGCATTGCAGCACCTATGGCCTGTCCATCAGCCAGGTGATGCTGACCAACGAAAGCGCCTGGCGCCCCGAAGCCGAAACCCGCGCCGGTCTGCTGAAGATCTGGCAAGTGATGCAGGATTGCGTGGCGGCCGGGTGTCGCAACGAAGGGATCCTGCCGGGCGGGCTGAAGGTCAAGCGACGGGCAGCGGCGCTGCACCGTCAGCTGTGCAAGAACCCCGAAGCATCGCTGCGCGACCCGTTGTCGGTGCTGGACTGGGTCAACCTGTACGCCCTGGCCGTCAACGAAGAAAACGCCTTTGGCGGCCGCGTCGTCACCGCCCCCACCAACGGCGCGGCGGGGATCATCCCGGCCGTGCTGCATTACTACATGCGTTTCATCCCCGGGGCCAACGAGGACGGCGTGGTGCGGTTCCTGCTGACTGCCGCCGCCATTGGCATCCTGTACAAGGAAAATGCCTCCATTTCCGGTGCCGAGGTCGGTTGCCAGGGTGAAGTCGGCGTTGCCTGCTCCATGGCCGCCGGTGCCTTGTGCGAAGTCCTGGGCGGCACGGTGCAGCAAGTGGAAAACGCCGCTGAAATCGGCATGGAACACAACCTCGGCCTGACCTGCGACCCGATCGGCGGCCTGGTGCAGGTGCCCTGTATCGAACGCAACGCCATGGGCTCGGTGAAAGCCATCAACGCGGTGCGCATGGCCATGCGCGGCGACGGGCATCACTTCGTGTCCCTCGACAAGGTCATCCGCACCATGCGCCAGACCGGCGCCGATATGAAAAGCAAATACAAGGAGACCGCCCGCGGCGGTCTGGCGGTCAACATCATCGAATGCTGA
- the gcvP gene encoding aminomethyl-transferring glycine dehydrogenase encodes MTVNLGTANEFIARHIGPRASDEQAMLERLGYDSLEALSASVIPESIKGTSVLEMGDGQSEADALASIKAIAAKNQLFKTYIGQGYYNCHTPAPILRNLLENPAWYTAYTPYQPEISQGRLEALLNFQTLISDLTGLPIANASLLDEATAAAEAMTFCKRLSKNKGSNAFFASRHCHPQTLDVLRTRAEPLGIDVVVGDERELTDASPFFGALLQYPASNGDLFDYRELTDRFHGANALVAVAADLLALTLLTPPGEFGADVAIGSAQRFGVPLGFGGPHAAYFSTKDAFKRDMPGRLVGVSVDRFGKPALRLAMQTREQHIRREKATSNICTAQVLLANIASMYAVYHGPKGLVQIANRIHHLTAILAKGLGALGVSVEQDSFFDTLTLHTGAQTAALHDQARAQRINLRVVDAERLGLSLDETTCQADIETLWRVLADGKALPDFAALAASVQSRIPAELMRQSPVLSHPVFNRYHSETELMRYLRKLADKDLALDRTMIPLGSCTMKLNAASEMIPVTWAEFGALHPFAPAEQSAGYQQLTDELEAMLCAATGYDAVSLQPNAGSQGEYAGLLAIRAYHQSRGEERRDICLIPSSAHGTNPATANMAGMRVVVTACDARGNVDIEDLRAKAIEHREHLAALMITYPSTHGVFEEGIREICGIVHDNGGQVYIDGANMNAMVGLCAPGKFGGDVSHLNLHKTFCIPHGGGGPGVGPIGVKSHLAPFLPGHANMERKEGAVCAAPFGSASILPITWMYIRMMGGAGLKRASQLAILNANYIARRLEEHYPVLYTGSNGLVAHECILDLRPLKDSSGISVDDVAKRLIDFGFHAPTMSFPVAGTLMIEPTESESREELDRFCDAMICIREEIRAVENGSLDKDDNPLKNAPHTAAEIVGEWTHPYSREQAVYPVASLIEGKYWPPVGRVDNVFGDRNLVCACPSIESYA; translated from the coding sequence ATGACCGTTAATCTGGGCACCGCCAACGAATTCATCGCCCGTCATATCGGCCCACGGGCCAGCGACGAGCAAGCCATGCTCGAACGCCTGGGCTACGACTCCCTGGAAGCCCTGAGCGCCAGCGTCATCCCTGAGAGCATCAAGGGCACCAGCGTGCTGGAGATGGGTGACGGCCAGAGCGAAGCCGATGCACTGGCCTCGATCAAGGCCATCGCCGCCAAGAACCAACTGTTCAAGACCTACATCGGCCAGGGCTACTACAACTGCCACACGCCGGCACCGATCCTGCGCAACCTGCTGGAAAACCCGGCCTGGTACACCGCCTACACGCCGTACCAACCGGAAATTTCCCAGGGTCGTCTCGAAGCGCTGCTGAACTTCCAGACCCTGATCAGCGACCTCACCGGCCTGCCGATTGCCAACGCCTCCCTGCTGGACGAAGCCACCGCCGCCGCCGAGGCCATGACCTTCTGCAAGCGCCTGAGCAAGAACAAGGGTAGCAACGCCTTCTTCGCCTCGCGTCATTGCCACCCGCAGACCCTCGACGTGCTGCGCACCCGTGCCGAGCCTCTGGGCATCGACGTAGTGGTCGGCGACGAACGCGAGCTGACCGATGCCAGCCCGTTCTTCGGCGCGCTGTTGCAATACCCGGCCAGCAACGGCGACCTGTTCGACTACCGCGAATTGACCGACCGCTTCCACGGGGCCAACGCCCTGGTAGCGGTCGCGGCTGATCTGCTGGCCCTGACCCTGCTGACCCCGCCAGGTGAATTCGGCGCCGATGTCGCCATCGGCAGCGCCCAACGCTTCGGCGTACCACTGGGTTTCGGCGGCCCGCACGCGGCGTATTTCTCCACCAAGGATGCCTTCAAGCGCGACATGCCAGGCCGCCTGGTCGGGGTGTCCGTGGACCGTTTCGGCAAGCCGGCTCTGCGCCTGGCGATGCAGACCCGCGAGCAACACATCCGTCGCGAGAAAGCCACCAGCAACATCTGCACCGCCCAGGTGCTGCTGGCGAACATCGCCAGCATGTACGCGGTGTACCACGGTCCCAAGGGCCTGGTGCAAATCGCCAACCGCATCCATCACCTGACCGCGATCCTCGCCAAGGGCCTGGGCGCGTTGGGCGTGAGCGTCGAACAGGACAGCTTCTTCGACACCCTGACCCTGCACACCGGCGCGCAAACCGCCGCCCTGCACGACCAGGCCCGCGCCCAACGCATCAACCTGCGCGTAGTAGACGCTGAACGCCTGGGCCTGTCCCTGGACGAAACCACCTGCCAGGCCGACATCGAAACCCTCTGGCGCGTGTTGGCCGACGGCAAGGCCCTGCCGGACTTCGCCGCCCTGGCTGCCAGCGTGCAGAGCCGCATCCCCGCCGAGCTGATGCGCCAGTCGCCGGTGCTCAGCCACCCGGTGTTCAACCGCTACCATTCCGAAACCGAGCTGATGCGCTACCTGCGCAAGCTCGCCGACAAGGACCTGGCCCTGGATCGCACCATGATCCCGCTGGGTTCCTGCACCATGAAACTCAACGCCGCCAGCGAAATGATCCCGGTGACCTGGGCCGAATTCGGTGCCCTGCACCCATTCGCCCCAGCCGAGCAGAGCGCCGGTTACCAGCAGTTGACCGATGAACTGGAAGCCATGCTTTGTGCCGCCACCGGTTACGACGCGGTGTCGCTGCAACCCAACGCCGGTTCCCAGGGTGAATACGCCGGCCTGCTGGCAATCCGTGCCTATCACCAGAGCCGTGGCGAAGAGCGTCGCGACATCTGCCTGATCCCTTCGTCGGCCCACGGCACCAACCCGGCCACCGCCAACATGGCTGGCATGCGCGTAGTGGTTACCGCCTGCGATGCCCGTGGCAACGTCGACATCGAAGACCTGCGGGCCAAGGCCATCGAGCACCGCGAACACCTCGCCGCGCTGATGATCACCTACCCGTCCACCCACGGTGTGTTCGAAGAAGGCATCCGCGAAATCTGCGGCATCGTCCATGACAACGGCGGCCAGGTGTACATCGACGGCGCCAACATGAACGCCATGGTCGGCCTCTGTGCGCCAGGCAAGTTCGGCGGCGACGTATCGCACCTGAACCTGCACAAGACGTTCTGCATCCCCCACGGCGGTGGCGGCCCGGGCGTCGGCCCGATTGGCGTCAAATCGCACCTGGCGCCTTTCCTGCCGGGCCACGCCAACATGGAACGCAAGGAAGGCGCGGTGTGTGCGGCGCCGTTCGGCAGCGCCAGCATCCTGCCGATCACCTGGATGTACATCCGCATGATGGGTGGCGCGGGCCTCAAGCGCGCCTCGCAACTGGCGATCCTCAATGCCAACTACATCGCCCGTCGCCTGGAGGAGCACTACCCGGTGCTCTATACCGGCAGCAACGGCCTGGTGGCCCACGAGTGCATCCTCGACCTGCGCCCACTCAAGGACAGCAGCGGTATCAGCGTCGATGACGTGGCCAAGCGCTTGATCGACTTTGGTTTCCACGCCCCGACCATGTCGTTCCCGGTGGCCGGCACGCTGATGATCGAGCCGACCGAAAGCGAATCCAGAGAAGAACTGGACCGCTTCTGCGACGCCATGATCTGCATCCGCGAAGAAATCCGCGCGGTGGAAAACGGCAGCTTGGACAAGGACGACAACCCGCTGAAAAACGCCCCGCACACCGCGGCGGAAATCGTCGGCGAGTGGACTCACCCCTACAGCCGCGAACAGGCGGTGTACCCGGTCGCATCGTTGATCGAAGGCAAATACTGGCCGCCAGTGGGCCGGGTCGACAATGTGTTCGGCGACCGCAACCTGGTCTGCGCCTGTCCGTCGATCGAAAGCTACGCTTAA
- a CDS encoding sigma-54-dependent transcriptional regulator, with translation MRIHVSFIDRVGITQEVLALLGGRNLNLDAVEMVPPNVYIDAPTLSPQVLDELREALFSVRGVQAVTVVDILPGQRRHLQLDALLAAMTDPVLALDSAGNVLLANPALIALYGREPAGESVAGLFGDEALLGTLLENGFRLPLREITLNGQTWLLDATPITDAGALLTLYQPNRIGERLSALHHDHAEGFDALLGDSPAIRTLKARAQRVAALDAPLLIQGETGTGKELVARACHAISTRHGAPFLALNCAALPENLAESELFGYAPGAFTGAQRGGKPGLMELANQGTVFLDEIGEMSPYLQAKLLRFLNDGSFRRVGGDREIKVNVRILSATHRNLEKMVNEGSFREDLFYRLNVLNVEVPPLRERGQDILLLARYFMQQACAQIQRPVCRLAPGTYPALLGNRWPGNVRQLQNVIFRAAAICESSLVDIGDLDIAGTSVARQGDVDVESLEQAVETFEKHLLESLYVNYPSTRQLASRLQTSHTAIAHRLRKYGIPNK, from the coding sequence ATGCGTATCCACGTCAGTTTCATCGACCGCGTCGGCATCACCCAGGAAGTCCTGGCGTTGCTGGGTGGGCGCAACCTCAATCTGGATGCGGTGGAGATGGTGCCGCCCAACGTCTACATCGACGCCCCGACCCTCAGCCCGCAGGTGCTGGACGAGCTGCGCGAGGCGCTGTTCAGCGTGCGCGGGGTGCAGGCGGTCACCGTGGTGGATATCCTGCCGGGCCAGCGTCGGCATCTGCAGCTCGATGCCCTGCTGGCGGCCATGACCGACCCGGTGCTGGCCCTCGACAGCGCCGGCAACGTATTGCTCGCCAACCCCGCGCTGATCGCCCTGTACGGTCGGGAACCGGCCGGCGAGAGCGTGGCCGGGCTGTTCGGGGACGAGGCGCTGTTGGGCACCTTGCTGGAGAACGGCTTTCGCCTGCCGCTGCGGGAAATCACCCTCAATGGCCAGACCTGGCTGCTGGACGCCACGCCCATCACCGACGCCGGTGCGCTGCTCACGTTGTATCAGCCGAACCGCATCGGCGAACGCCTGTCGGCGCTGCACCACGACCATGCCGAAGGGTTTGACGCGCTGCTCGGCGACTCCCCGGCGATCCGCACCCTCAAGGCCCGGGCGCAGCGGGTTGCGGCGCTGGATGCACCGCTGTTGATCCAGGGCGAGACCGGCACCGGCAAGGAGCTGGTGGCCCGGGCCTGCCATGCCATCAGCACGCGGCACGGCGCACCGTTCCTGGCCCTGAACTGCGCCGCGCTGCCGGAAAACCTGGCCGAAAGCGAACTGTTCGGCTACGCCCCCGGCGCCTTTACCGGCGCCCAACGCGGCGGCAAACCGGGACTGATGGAACTGGCAAACCAGGGCACGGTGTTCCTCGACGAAATCGGTGAGATGTCGCCGTACCTGCAAGCCAAGCTGCTGCGTTTCCTCAACGACGGCAGCTTCCGCCGGGTCGGCGGCGACCGGGAAATCAAGGTCAACGTGCGGATCCTCAGCGCGACCCATCGCAACCTGGAGAAAATGGTCAACGAGGGATCGTTCCGCGAAGACCTGTTCTATCGCCTGAACGTACTCAACGTCGAAGTTCCGCCACTGCGTGAGCGCGGCCAGGACATCCTCCTGCTGGCCCGGTATTTCATGCAGCAGGCCTGTGCCCAGATCCAGCGCCCGGTCTGTCGCCTGGCCCCCGGCACCTACCCGGCGCTGCTGGGCAACCGCTGGCCCGGCAACGTGCGACAACTGCAGAACGTGATTTTCCGCGCCGCGGCCATCTGCGAGAGCAGCCTGGTGGACATCGGCGACCTGGACATCGCCGGCACCTCCGTGGCGCGACAAGGCGATGTGGACGTCGAAAGCCTGGAGCAGGCCGTGGAAACCTTCGAGAAACACCTGCTCGAAAGCCTCTACGTCAACTACCCGTCCACCCGCCAACTCGCCAGTCGCCTGCAAACCTCCCACACGGCGATTGCTCATCGGTTGCGCAAGTATGGGATTCCCAATAAATAA
- the gcvT gene encoding glycine cleavage system aminomethyltransferase GcvT codes for MSTEQLLKTPLHALHLELGARMVPFAGYDMPVQYPLGVMKEHQHTRDQAGLFDVSHMGQIRLTGPGAAQALETLVPVDIIDLPVGMQRYAMFTNDNGGILDDLMVANLGNDELFLVVNAACKDQDLAHLRTHIGGQCDIEPLFEARALLALQGPAAVTVLARLAPDVAKMTFMQFQRVTLLGVDCFVSRSGYTGEDGFEISVPAADAEKLARALLAEPEVAAIGLGARDSLRLEAGLCLYGHDMNTDTTPIEASLLWAISKVRRADGARAGGFPGAETVFAQQHNGVSRKRVGLLPQERTPVREGAEIVNEAGEIIGTVCSGGFGPTLGGPLAMGYLDAAYIALETPVWAIVRGKRVPLLVSKMPFVAQRYYRG; via the coding sequence ATGTCCACCGAACAACTGCTGAAGACCCCGCTGCATGCCCTGCACCTAGAACTCGGCGCCCGCATGGTGCCGTTCGCTGGCTACGACATGCCGGTGCAGTACCCATTGGGGGTCATGAAAGAACATCAGCACACCCGCGATCAGGCCGGGTTGTTCGACGTGTCCCACATGGGCCAGATCCGCCTGACCGGCCCGGGCGCCGCCCAGGCCCTGGAAACCCTGGTGCCGGTGGACATCATCGACCTGCCGGTGGGCATGCAGCGCTACGCCATGTTCACCAACGACAATGGCGGCATTCTCGACGACCTGATGGTCGCCAACCTGGGCAACGACGAGCTGTTCCTGGTGGTCAACGCAGCGTGCAAGGACCAGGACCTGGCCCATCTGCGCACTCACATTGGCGGTCAGTGCGACATCGAGCCGCTGTTCGAGGCCCGCGCCCTGCTCGCCCTGCAAGGTCCGGCTGCCGTCACCGTGCTGGCTCGCCTGGCACCGGACGTGGCGAAAATGACCTTCATGCAGTTCCAGCGCGTCACGCTGCTGGGCGTGGACTGCTTTGTCAGCCGTTCGGGCTACACCGGTGAAGACGGTTTCGAAATCTCCGTGCCCGCCGCCGATGCGGAAAAACTCGCCCGTGCCCTGCTGGCGGAACCGGAAGTGGCCGCCATCGGCCTCGGCGCCCGTGACTCCCTGCGCCTGGAAGCCGGCCTGTGCCTCTACGGCCACGACATGAACACCGACACAACGCCGATCGAAGCCAGCCTGCTGTGGGCCATTTCCAAGGTCCGCCGCGCCGACGGCGCCCGCGCCGGTGGCTTCCCGGGCGCTGAAACCGTGTTCGCCCAGCAACACAATGGCGTGAGCCGTAAACGCGTCGGCCTGCTGCCCCAGGAACGCACCCCGGTGCGCGAAGGCGCGGAAATCGTCAACGAGGCTGGCGAGATCATCGGCACGGTGTGCAGCGGCGGCTTCGGTCCGACCCTGGGTGGTCCTTTGGCGATGGGTTATCTGGACGCCGCCTATATCGCCCTGGAAACGCCCGTCTGGGCCATTGTCCGTGGGAAAAGGGTGCCTTTGCTTGTAAGCAAAATGCCATTCGTTGCACAACGCTACTACCGCGGCTGA
- the gcvH gene encoding glycine cleavage system protein GcvH produces MSELRFTEDHEWLRAEADGSVTVGITAFAQNALGDVVYVQLPELQTYAKGDEASTVESVKAASGVYMPLDGDVLEVNPALESNPELVNEDPLGEGWFFRFKPANAAEVGQLLDQDAYDRLIKANAEA; encoded by the coding sequence ATGAGCGAGTTGCGTTTCACTGAAGATCACGAATGGCTGCGCGCCGAAGCCGATGGCAGCGTCACAGTCGGCATCACCGCGTTTGCACAGAACGCTTTGGGCGATGTGGTCTATGTTCAGTTACCGGAACTGCAAACCTACGCCAAGGGTGACGAAGCCTCTACCGTGGAATCGGTGAAGGCCGCCAGCGGTGTCTACATGCCGCTGGACGGCGACGTGCTGGAAGTCAACCCGGCCCTGGAAAGCAATCCTGAACTGGTCAACGAAGATCCGCTGGGCGAAGGCTGGTTTTTCCGTTTCAAGCCAGCCAATGCCGCTGAAGTTGGCCAACTGCTGGATCAGGACGCCTATGACCGCCTGATCAAAGCCAACGCCGAAGCCTGA